DNA from Fusobacterium sp.:
TTTATTGCTTTTTTAGCTGTCTCTCCAGTATTGACAACAATATCTTGTATATTTCCGGGAATTCCAGCTTCAATAGCTTTTTCTAATTTTTCAGGAATAGTTACAAGAGAAATAAATACACCTTCTATTCCAATAATTTTACTGTTGAGAACCTCTTTTACTCCTTTAAAGAATCCTTCATTATTTTCTTCCATTCGTAAAAGAGCCTGAAGTTTTGCTGAATGTCTTTTTTCATCATATTCAGCAGTTCTTACTATTTCAGAAAGTTTATTGCTTCTCTGACTTAGTTTACTTATTTCCTCTTCCAGAAAAGTTCCCCTTTCTTCAATTTCAACAAGTTTTTTTTCTTTTTCATTTTTAGATATTTCAGCTTTTTCCAGTTCTGTTGCAGCAGAGCTTAATTTCATATCATAAGATGAAAGTTCTTCTCTGAGGTTTGTAATTTTAGTATTACTCCCTTTTACTCTTCTGCTTGAACTTTCTATTTCATTTAGGAGTTTTAATTTTTCCAGTTCAAGTTCCATGACTTTTTTCTTTTTAAGTTCCATTCCTAAGTCAAATTCTTTTTTTGTGTTTTCCAGTTCTTTTAATTGAGACTCAAATTTTAAATTTTCTTCTGAAAGTTTCTCTATTTTTTCTTTAAGTGTTTCTCTCTCTTCAACAAGCATATCAAGAGATTTTAATTTTTCAGTTATTTTAAGATCACTGTTTTTCATTCTCTCATGTCTATCGCTGACCTCTCTTTTATATCCCTCTACTCTTTCACTTATTCTTACTTTCTCTCTCTCTTTGAGTTCAATTTCTCTTTTTAATTCCTGATTTTTTCCGCTCAACTCTTCGATTTCTTTTTTTAGTATGAGTTTTTCTTTGTCAATTTCATCAAGTCTGTTTTCAATGGAATTAAATTCTTTTTCCAGTTCAGCAGCTTCAGAAGCAAGTTTTTCTTTTACTGCATCTCCATCATTTAATTGAGTCTGTTTTTCATTAAACTCACTCATATATATTCCTTTTGCCAGTCTATCTCTCTCTTCTTTAAGATTAAGATATTCCTGAGCTTTTCCAGCTTGTTTTTCTACTCTGTCTCTATTTTCCTTTACTTCTCTTAAAACCAGATCTATTTTTTCCAACTCAAGCTCTACATTACTGAGATTTTTAACAGCTTCATTCTTTTTTATCTGGAATTTTTTTATTCCAGCAGCTTCTTCAATGATTCCTTTTATTTCTTTCGAAGATGAACCAATAATACGTTCTACCTTTCCTTGACCAATAACTGAATAGGCACTTTTACCTACCCCAGTGTCAAGGAAAAGATTTCCTATATCTTTTAATCTTGTTTTTACATCATTTATATAGTATTCATTATCACCAGTAGCATAAAGTTTTCTAGTTACTTTGATTTCTTCATTTTCCAAAGGAAGAAAAGAATCAGTGTTGTCTATATACAAAGAAACTTCAGCTGAATTCATTGGTTTTTTATCTTTTCCACCAGAAAAAATGACATCAGAACTTTCCTTTGCTCTGATATTTTTATAGGACTGTTCTCCAAGTACCCATAGAACAGCATCCAGAATATTTGATTTTCCACTTCCATTAGGTCCCACTATAGATGTGATTCCTCTGTTGAATTCTATATATACTTTTTCACCAAAAGATTTGAATCCAAATATTTCAACAGCTTTTAAATACATATTATCTCCTACTAAGTATGATTTTTTTAAAAGTTCTATACAGATTATATATTATTATTTTAAAATAAAGAATAAATTTATTCTATTTTTATTCAAGAAATAAGATTTTACCCTTTCATATAAAGTATAGCATTAAAATTATTATCTTGCTATTTTGAATTTATTTTTTATACTGTCTGTATGTTGAAAAAATTTATTGATATATGTATAAATAATAAATTCTGTAATGAAAAAATAATAGTGAAAATATAGAATTCTCTAAATAGAAAAATATCTTGAATTTGTAAATAATCAATTGTAAAGTCGCTGAATCTAATATATAATAAGAGGTAATTCAGACACTAATTTATTAAAATGATGGAGGCGTACAAATGGAAAACCTAAAATTAAAAGATTTTTTAGACTACAAATATCTTTCTAATCTTGAATTTTCGCCAAATGGGGAAAATGCAGGTTTTGTAGTAAATACTGCAAATTATGATGATAATAATTATCAATCTAATATCTGGCTTCTAAATAATAAAACAAAAAAATATTCAAAATTGACATCATTAAATGAGGAAAGATCATTTTTATGGGTAGATGATTCAACAATTATTTTTCCAGCTGCAAGAGATGCTAAATTAAAAGAAAAAATCAGCCAAGGGGAAAAATGGACTGCTTATTATTCAATAGATATCAATGGAGGAGAAGCTGACAAATATATGCAGATTCCTCTTATGGTTACTGCTATAAAAATGATAGATAAAGATAATTTTGTTCTTACAGCTAAGTATGATAATTATGGAATTAACTTGAATGAATTGACTGGAGAGGAAAGAAGTAAAGCTGTTGCAAAATTAAAAGAGGAAAAAGATTATGAAGTTCTTGATGAGATTCCATTCTGGAGCAATGGTGGAGGATTTACTAATCAGAAAAGAAATAGACTTTATTTATATAACAGAGTTTCTAATGAAGTTACACCATTGAGCTGTGAACATACAGTTGTAACTTATTTCTCATATAGAGATGGAAAGGTACTTTATGTTGGAAATCTTTTTGAGGGAAAATTGGAGCAGAGAGAAGGAATATTCTGTTATGATATAGCTTCTAAGACAACAGAAACACTTCTTCCAATAGATGCCAATTTCAGAGTCAGTTATGCTGAGTTTTTAGAAGATGCAGTTATATGTGCCTTAAATGATTGTAAAGAATATGGAATGAATCAGAATCCAAGTTTCTATGTAATTAAAAATGGAAAACTTGAATTATTGAAGAAACATGATACATGGATGGCAAATACTGTAGGATCAGACTGTAGATATGGCGGAGGAAAAAGCTACAGAGTAGTTAATGGAAAACTGTATTTTCCAACTACTGTGTTTAAAGATTCTTTCTTGAATACCATAGACCTTGCTGGAAATGAAACAGTACTTACTAAAGCTAATGGATCAGTAGATGTGTATGATGTATGTGGAGATGAAATTCTTTTTGCTGGACTTAGAGGAATTAAACTTCAGGAAATATATAGTTTAAAAGATGGAGAAGAAACTCAAATTACTACATTTAATGAAAATATATATACAGATAAAAAACTTTCTATTCCTGAAAAATGTAATTTTGTAAATGATGGAATTGAAATAGAAGGTTGGGTATTAAAGCCTGTAGATTATGATGAAACAAAAACTTATCCTGCTATTCTTGATATTCATGGAGGGCCAAAAACTGTATTTGGAGAAGTATTCTACCATGAAATGCAGGTTTGGGCAAATATGGGATATTTTGTATTCTTCTGTAATCCTCGTGGAGGAGATGGAAGAGGAAATGCCTTTGCTGATATCAGAGGAAAATATGGAACTATTGACTATGATGATTTAATGAAATTTACAGATGCAGTATTAGAAAAATATCCAATTAAAGCTGACAGAGTGGGAGTAACTGGAGGGTCATATGGTGGATTTATGACTAACTGGATAATTGGACATACTGACAGATTCAGATGTGCTGCTTCTCAAAGAAGTATAGCTAACTGGATATCTAAGTTTGGAACTACAGATATAGGATATTACTTCAATGCAGATCAGAACGCTTCAACTCCTTGGATAAATCAGGAAAAATTATGGTGGCATTCACCAATGAAATATGCAGATAAAGCTAAAACACCTACACTGTTTATCCATTCAGAAGAAGATTATAGATGCTGGATTGCTGAAGGAATACAAATGTTTACAGCTTTAAAATATCATGGTGTAGAAGCTAGACTTTGTATGTTCAGAGGAGAGAACCATGAGCTTTCAAGAAGCGGAAAACCAAAACATAGAATAAGAAGGCTTGAAGAAATGACTAACTGGTTTGAAAAATATTTGAAAGACTAAAAAAAGTTAGAAGAGTGGGAACACTCTTCTTTTTTTATAAATAAAAAATTGACTTTGATGTGTATAGTGTGTATTAGATAGTCGGATATTTATAAATAAAATTTTAGAGATAAAATATTAAAGAGTGGTTCATAAGCAGAAATTTAATTGATAGTGATAAAAAAGAAAATAGTAAAGTTTGGAGTGGCTAAGAATATTCAAAATAAGTAAAATAATAAATATAGTTTAAACCCTCAGATAATTTACTGAGGGCTTTTTAATAGTGAAAATATTATATTAAAATTTAAAAAATTTCAATATTTTATGTCTAAGTAAATCAAGAGATTTTTTTTTTGATATATGGTATAATATACAGGAAATCAGAACATAACAAAAAATTTAAAAATAAAAAATACAGAATTTTTAAAAGAATTGAAGGAGTTTTTACTTTTCATTATGAAATTGTAAATTAAAAAGAGCAAAAAATAAAAAATGTGGGAACTCATATATCTTGATTTGTATTTGAAAGGAAAAATATGAAAATAAAAAGTATTGAAATAGAAAATAATAAAGTATTAAAAGATATAAAAATTAATTTTGAAAAAGAGAATGAAATTTTAAATACTATTGTTATAGCTGGAAGTAATGGAAGTGGAAAAACAACACTCCTGGAAAGTATTTGGAAATATTTTGATAATGAAGCAGATTATAGACAAGATATAGGAATTCAAGCAGAATTATTTTTGGAAAATGATGAACAAAAAATAAATAAGTCTTTACTTAGTGATTTAGACCTTTTAATATATAATAAAAGAAAAGATTTTAGAAAATATCAAAATATTATAGAAAATATAAAAATAATTCCTAAATTAATATATGTTCCTACTGAAATAAATTTTAATGAAGTAAAAACAAAAACTACTGCTCTACATAGAGATTATGAATTTTTTAATATTGTGAATTCAGATATGATAAAAGATATTCCTTCATATATTGCCAGCAGAATCACATATCTGGCAAATACAGAAGAAAATTTAACTATGAAAGAAGTAAAAGAAAAGGTAAATTCAGAAATTAATGGAATATTTGATATTCTTGAACTGGATATTAAGTTAATAGGATTATCAAAAGACGAAAAAAGTATGCCTATATTTGCTAATTCGTCAGGAGAGGAATTTGATATAAATCAACTTTCATCAGGAGAAAAACAGCTATTTCTAAGAACTTTAGCTATAAAAATGCTCGAACCTGAAAATTCTATTATTTTAATTGATGAGCCTGAACTTTCTTTACATCCAAAATGGCAGCAAAGAATTATAGAGATATATCAGAGAATAGGAAAAAATAATCAAATTATAGTTGCAACTCATTCTCCTCATATCTTGGGAAGTGTTCCAAGAGAAAATATAATATTACTTTCTAAAAATGAAAGTGGAGAAGTTGTTTCAACAACTGGAGAAGAGCTATATACATCTTATGGACAACCTGTAGATAGAATATTGGAAGATATCATGGGATTGGAAACTACAAGAAATCCTAAGGTTTTTGATTTATTGAATGAAGTTAGAGAACTGGTTGACAATAATCAATATGAAACAGATAGTTTTAAAGAAAAGTACTCTGAATTAAAATCTATTCTAGGCGAAACAGATAAAGATTTATTTCTTATAGATATGGATATTCAAAGAAAAAGAAGAAAGGTATAAATATGTTTAAAATTAATAAAAAGGAAGAGCCTGAATTTTTTAAAAGATTTAAAATAAAAAATAAGCCTCATAATTGGAATGATTATGGTCATAACATAAAAAAAGATTTGAAAAAATATATGTTTGAATATGAGCAAAATTATTATTGCCCTTATTGTGAGCTAAAAATAAGCATAGAAGAGAGTCAAATTGAACATATAAAACCTAAAGAAAAATTTCCTGAATTAATGCATGAATATTCTAATTACCTGACAGGCTGTAAAAACCCAAAAACTTGTGGTCAATATAAAGAAAACCAATGGTCAGAAAAATTTATTGATCCCACATTAGAAGACCCAGAAGAATATCTAACTTATGACATAAAAACAGGAAAGATTAACCCAAAGGAAAAAGAAAGATTAAAATTTGAAAAAGCTGATTATACAATTAAAATATTGAATTTAAATGATAAAAGATTATGTGAAATCAGAAAAACATTTATTGAGCAAAATTTAAAAAATAAAGAATATTTAGATTATACAGATAAATTTCCAAGTTTAAAAGAGTATCTAAAAGAAAATTTTAACTAAATATATATTAAAAAACAGAAAATAGAAAAGTAAAATTCTGATTTCTGTTTTTTATTTTCACATATTTTTTACACTGAAATGTAAAAAAAATTATATTTTTTTATAAAAATACACTTTTTAAAATCAGAAAAAATAGTTCTTTGTAAGGAAATAATTTTTTTTTACACAATTTTTACATAGAATTAACAATAAAATAACATTAAAATGATAGTATATTTTTCAGTTGGAGATGTTTATTAAAATTTAGGAGGAAGAATGTATCTAGATATCATTTTTAATGTTCTTGGAGGATTAGGAATATTTCTTTATGGGATGGACAATATGTCATCAGGAATGCAGAAATTAGCAGGACAGAAGTTGAAAAAAGTACTTGCATTATTGACAACAAACAGAGTTATGGCTATACTTATGGGAATGGGGGTAACCATGCTGGTTCAGTCATCATCAGTGAGTACAGTTATGACAATTGGATTTGTAAATGCTTCATTACTTACACTTAAACAGGCTCTTGGAGTAATATTTGGAGCCAATATTGGAACAACAATAACAGGATGGATACTTGTATTAAATATAGGAAAATATGGACTGCCAATTGTTGGAGCAGGAGCTATATTGTATATATTCTTAAAGGGAGACAGAGCAAAAACAAAAGCTCTTACTTTTATGGGACTAGGAATGATCTTTTTAGGACTTCAATTAATGAGTAATGGATTGAAGCCTGTCAGGAGTATGCCTGAGTTTGTAAGTATGTTCCATATGTTTTCTGCTGACACATATTTTGGTGTGATAAAAGTTGCAGCAATTGGAGCATTAATTACAGCTATTGTTCAATCTTCATCTGCTACACTTGGTATTACAATAACTCTTGCAGTTCAGGGACTTATTGATTATCCAACAGCTGTTGCTCTAGTTCTTGGAGAGAATGTTGGTACAACAATAACTGCTATACTTGCTACATTAAATGCTAATGCAAATGCTAAGAGAGCTGCCTATGCCCATACTATTATAAATACTTTGGGAGTTATATGGGTAACAGCAATATTTCCATATTATTTAAGATTTCTTTCAAACTTTGGAAGTCCAGAAGCCAATATAACTATGGCAATAGCCACAGCACATACAATGTTTAATGTAACTAATGTATTAATATTTATTCCTTTTATTGGAGTTATGGCTGATCTTTTGACTAAAATAGTAAAAGATGATGGGAAGAAAGACGAAAGGGTTACTAAAATTGATTTTCTTATGCTTAAAACACCAAGTATTGTTGTAGGACAGACAAAGACAGAAATACTTACAATGGGAAAGTATATTGAGGAAATGTTTAAGAGTTTAGATAATATTTATGTGAATAATGAATTTATAACTGAGGAAAAAGTAGTTCAGATGGGAAAGATAGAAAATGATTTAGATCTTTTTCAGAAAGAGATAACTGATGCCAACTTTGTGATATTGAATAAAAATATAAGTGATAAGATGAAATTGGATACAAGAAATAATCTTGAAGTATGTGATGA
Protein-coding regions in this window:
- a CDS encoding S9 family peptidase, with protein sequence MENLKLKDFLDYKYLSNLEFSPNGENAGFVVNTANYDDNNYQSNIWLLNNKTKKYSKLTSLNEERSFLWVDDSTIIFPAARDAKLKEKISQGEKWTAYYSIDINGGEADKYMQIPLMVTAIKMIDKDNFVLTAKYDNYGINLNELTGEERSKAVAKLKEEKDYEVLDEIPFWSNGGGFTNQKRNRLYLYNRVSNEVTPLSCEHTVVTYFSYRDGKVLYVGNLFEGKLEQREGIFCYDIASKTTETLLPIDANFRVSYAEFLEDAVICALNDCKEYGMNQNPSFYVIKNGKLELLKKHDTWMANTVGSDCRYGGGKSYRVVNGKLYFPTTVFKDSFLNTIDLAGNETVLTKANGSVDVYDVCGDEILFAGLRGIKLQEIYSLKDGEETQITTFNENIYTDKKLSIPEKCNFVNDGIEIEGWVLKPVDYDETKTYPAILDIHGGPKTVFGEVFYHEMQVWANMGYFVFFCNPRGGDGRGNAFADIRGKYGTIDYDDLMKFTDAVLEKYPIKADRVGVTGGSYGGFMTNWIIGHTDRFRCAASQRSIANWISKFGTTDIGYYFNADQNASTPWINQEKLWWHSPMKYADKAKTPTLFIHSEEDYRCWIAEGIQMFTALKYHGVEARLCMFRGENHELSRSGKPKHRIRRLEEMTNWFEKYLKD
- a CDS encoding AAA family ATPase translates to MKIKSIEIENNKVLKDIKINFEKENEILNTIVIAGSNGSGKTTLLESIWKYFDNEADYRQDIGIQAELFLENDEQKINKSLLSDLDLLIYNKRKDFRKYQNIIENIKIIPKLIYVPTEINFNEVKTKTTALHRDYEFFNIVNSDMIKDIPSYIASRITYLANTEENLTMKEVKEKVNSEINGIFDILELDIKLIGLSKDEKSMPIFANSSGEEFDINQLSSGEKQLFLRTLAIKMLEPENSIILIDEPELSLHPKWQQRIIEIYQRIGKNNQIIVATHSPHILGSVPRENIILLSKNESGEVVSTTGEELYTSYGQPVDRILEDIMGLETTRNPKVFDLLNEVRELVDNNQYETDSFKEKYSELKSILGETDKDLFLIDMDIQRKRRKV
- a CDS encoding retron system putative HNH endonuclease; translation: MFKINKKEEPEFFKRFKIKNKPHNWNDYGHNIKKDLKKYMFEYEQNYYCPYCELKISIEESQIEHIKPKEKFPELMHEYSNYLTGCKNPKTCGQYKENQWSEKFIDPTLEDPEEYLTYDIKTGKINPKEKERLKFEKADYTIKILNLNDKRLCEIRKTFIEQNLKNKEYLDYTDKFPSLKEYLKENFN
- a CDS encoding Na/Pi cotransporter family protein; the encoded protein is MYLDIIFNVLGGLGIFLYGMDNMSSGMQKLAGQKLKKVLALLTTNRVMAILMGMGVTMLVQSSSVSTVMTIGFVNASLLTLKQALGVIFGANIGTTITGWILVLNIGKYGLPIVGAGAILYIFLKGDRAKTKALTFMGLGMIFLGLQLMSNGLKPVRSMPEFVSMFHMFSADTYFGVIKVAAIGALITAIVQSSSATLGITITLAVQGLIDYPTAVALVLGENVGTTITAILATLNANANAKRAAYAHTIINTLGVIWVTAIFPYYLRFLSNFGSPEANITMAIATAHTMFNVTNVLIFIPFIGVMADLLTKIVKDDGKKDERVTKIDFLMLKTPSIVVGQTKTEILTMGKYIEEMFKSLDNIYVNNEFITEEKVVQMGKIENDLDLFQKEITDANFVILNKNISDKMKLDTRNNLEVCDEYETISDYLMRVTNSLKKLQNNSIDLTEDEKTTLKEFNEDTRELFRNVNTAYALKNKEMFVKALIKANKITEKYRKAKQIHLQDGGQENPIAMLTTSYMDILNHYRRVRDHIFNIIEVYNI